CACATtaaaagagagagatgagatgatagagaccaaaacATCCGGGACCCACCagacaaataaaaaactcaGACTGCTTCTTATAAGGTCACATTCAGAGGTTATTATGCAATCAAGTGTTTTCCCAAATACCTGAAcagtttattcttttttttcagttcagTCTATTCAATAAGCTGCatgaacaaaaaagaaataaaaacatctcaTCTAAAACCCACTGTAAATATTTGTAATTAGCCTGTAATGAGTTTAATATGGtgtgaaaatgttttgtgaGGTCATATTAGTGGCCAGCGTCTGGCTTTGGAGGGCATGGATCATTTCCCGACTCTGGAAATTGAGTCAGAGTCAAACTGTGTCCTGCCCTGGCTTATTACTGGCTGAGAGGATCGCCCATCCCAGCAGCATAATTCCATCTGGGCTAAATATTTATacagagggggaacgacatcaCTTATCCACAACACATTCATTCACATAAGGGAGAGCTACTTCCAGAGTTGAGTTTGCCAGAGGAACATCACTTCTTCTTGCTGATATTTGCAGAGACAAGCTTTTAGGGGGGAAATAAATAGGGTTTGTACTACCTAGATTACACAATGATCTTTTTCATCCCTGTTTTTGGTGTGATTTTCACTATGTATCAGATTGGGAAGAATCCTGCCAGTGGTAAGTTGacttgtttttctcttcttttttttgtattttgaaaaagtaGGTCCAAAGTGTGCCATGCTTTGAAAATAACTGCACGAATCCTCTTACAGTTATCATAATGATgaggtacttttttttcttctagaaTTATATTTATGTGCTATTATGTACTTTGCCTCAGCCTTTTGAAATAGAAATAGTGCAGTAGATAGTTTACTCTTTGTATATATACTCATAGAAGAATATATACACAAAACCTGTGAAAACATCCAAGCAGACAGGTGCTATATAGTGTGCTATATAGCGTTTATAATACTACAGTTTTATAATTAGCCATTCATTTAATGGACATTGATTAAAAGAAGATTAAAATAACTTTGTACGcgtttatatatgtatatgtttatatatatatatatatatatatatatatatatatatatatatatatatatatatatagagagagagagagagagagagagtttataTGGGTCAGAGTGAATtcacttgttttatttttgctaCTATCTCTAGCTGGGATGTGCTGGCTGCAGCAAGACCAAAGGTGTGACATGGTGCTGATGAGAGGGGTGACCAGAGAGGAGTGCTGTGCCGGGGGCCGCCTGGACACAGCATGGTCCAACACCAGCCTACCCATGAATGAGGTCAGCCTGCTGGGCTTCCTGGGAATTGTCTCCTGTAAACCATGCAAAGGTAAACAAACAAACCTTTAAAAATCAAATTAGTTGAATCTGCCAAGTAGCAGGAATCAATTACTTGTGTATTGCTTTGGTTTATCACACATGGCATTCATCATTGCATGTAACCCACAAGTTAAATGCCGTACTGAACTGCTTTAAACCCACGTTTAAAttcttttaaaacataaaatgatCCCACTGGACTCAGGCTTCTTCTGTCAGTGGTAGTTTTAAGGTAAGTACTGGGTGTTTTAATCACTGCTTAGATATCAATTGCAGACTTTAAACAGAAGGTTTAACTTATGTTTTAAATACCACAGGGACAAAATTGGCTACTCCCTtacacaactctctcttaaaTAACTCTCGTCTCCCCGCGGAGAGTTAGTGAAAGTTAATTCGTGCCACGCCGTTTGTGAAATCAAGGTATTTCCACAATGAGTTCCCGGTGCAGCTTTCAACAAAATGCAGACATGGATCCAGGAGATCTTCCCACATAACTCCACCCAGCTGTCCTAAGAAGCTTCCTCTCCTGGAATCTCTGCGAGGTTCATTCAGGTTCACTTGCAAATACATTCTTGTTTTCTTAAGCAGCACTTGCACCATGTGATCATAGGACAAAAATGTGAATTTCTCCAAGCTGATGAAGTCCAGTAAAAATTGAGCCACTGGCATTTTTTGGAGAACATACCCAACCACAGCCACAGGGTTTTCTGGCCTCGTCACACGGCttagagaaaaagaaatgtggATTGTATTTAGATAAACTTGAAATAAGCAGACAGGCCACAGTCAAGGGTAGCCTGcagctttgtaaaaaaaaaaaagacttacaTAAAGGTAAACAATTGTCACATGAAAAATTAATGAAGTTGGTCAAATCACAGCCTCCTCCTGCCCTGTTTGCTTCCATGagcaaaataagaaaatacatTCCTGCAGGCTGGAGTAAATGCCTGCCACATGTCTGGGACTCATAATGTGCTACACTATGTTGATCATTTGGAATTCGGTGGGAGGAAAACGTCGGCAGCGTGAATGAAAGTTAAGATGGCTTGTCAATTCAGAGTAAGACACCTACATCATTACAAGACTATAGTTTTTTCTTTCAGACATTCCCTTATTGGGAGACACAGGAGATAGAGAGAAAATGTATGCGTAGcaagagacagagtgaaagatGAAAATGAACCAAAAGTTagaccagaaaaaaaaacaaaaaaaacacagtatctGGAATAAAACAGGATATTGAAGTGCTGGTAGAGACAGGAAATAAGAAAAAAGTTCCTCATTGTTTACAGAATCCTCAGGACTCGGAGCTGATTAGCCACCATCTCTCAAGGCCCTGGGAAAAGACCTGTGTGCATTGTCTAATGTTGATTTTGCACTGTGTAGGATTACAGTTCCTCCTGTGCTTTGACATTATGGGGTGTCAGAGGAGCCCGGGGCTTCCTCATTTCTCAGCCTGTAAACTCCTCTGACAGCTATTTGAACTCTGTCTACCTCAGAGCCCCTCCGTCCCTCTGCGGGAGCTTAGCCCAATCCGTATGCAGCCGTACACATAGGTCTGTTATGAAAACACGCCAGCCTCAAATTCCACCAGGCGAGACACCCCTGTGTGTAACGGTCAATAAAGAGATGTGATTATTGTAAATATTGTGCAAGGTGAAAATTGTGTTTTGGTCTGGGAAAACCCCAGACCTCATGCTTATTTTGGATGAAAATGCCTGCGGCTCACCTGATGTCTGCAGACTTGTTAATACAGTAACATTACACTGACACTCACATATGAAACCACTTTCTGTGCTTTTGTAGAGACTTGCGATGGAGTCAAATGTAGTCCCGGGAAGGTTTGCAAAATGAAGATAGGAAGGCCTCAGTGTGTGTGCTCTCCAGACTGCTCTCACATTACCCAGAAGCACGCTGTGTGCGGCAGCGACGGGAGGTCATATACCGATGAGTGTACTCTGCTGATGGCCCGCTGCATGGGACACCCAGACCTGGAGGTCATGTACCAAGGAGACTGCAAAAGTAAGCATGATTGATCTAGTTTATGCTATTTCCAAGATAAGCTGTTGTGCACAAAAGCAAAATATAtcacactttttttaatttgctaaGTCCTTTTTTCATGTCTTGCACAGAGTCGTGCTCCAATGTGGTGTGTCCAGGTACCCACACCTGTGTGACCGACCAGACCAACAGTGCTCACTGTGTCATGTGCCGCACAACTCCTTGCCCAATCGCCATGCCGTCTGAGCAGCCAATCTGTGGCAATGACAACATCACTTACCCCAGCGCCTGCCACCTCCGCCGGGCCACCTGCTTCCTCGGTCGCTCCATAGGAGTCCGTCACTACGGCCACTGCAACAGTAAGGCTACAAAAACACCTGTCACTTTCTATTTTTACCAGTCTCTTACTTGTCTGTGCCAATGAGGATTCTGCAGCTGTCATGCAAGCACattttgactcttttttttttttttgtgcaggtCCCCCTCGGAAACCTCAACATTTCGAAGGCAGTGAGGAAAACGCAGTCTAGATGGACAACTCCTGACGCAGTCCTTTTTCAAGAAACGAGTTGTTCGAGAAACACTTCCAAGTGTCACACCACTAGCTTCCCATAATGACCTCTTTTTTTGACAATCATTTCCCCCTCCCCTTTGTATACAGAATGACAATACATTTGAAAGACCTCTGTTGGAAGACACAATAGTGTAACTGCCTCAAAAAGAGCTACAAAAACCCTGTGAGCAATTTGTGTTAAACTCCTGTTAGTTTGGGAAATTGAGGCAGATGAACACACGTGTCtcgagataaaaaaaaaaatatatatctcaTTGGCTCTTTGGGAGATGTGTGCATATTGTAAATAGAATACCACTACTATTTATTGGAGAAGGTATCAAActctatttatgtttttatcctAGTAACAAATCCATATATCCTTGGGAAAGCTGATGCATACAATGTAtttattgtgttgtgtttattgtgtaTATACATTGGCGGCCACTGGCATTGGCATTTTACAacctttttacagttttcacattccccacaaacaaaacaaacaagctgATGGAAAGCAGCGCTAATATGTTTGGAAAGCTGATACCACTTTATTGCCTGGCAATGTGGTTTTAATTCACCACAAACAAAGAACAGGACAGCTACAGTTGTGCTGTATGTACTTAAGCTTTTGTTTGGAGGTGAGGAAGGGGCTCAGCCTAAACAAATCTGTATagtctccctccttccctccctccacaCATGTTTACTCTAGATCCTGA
This sequence is a window from Sander lucioperca isolate FBNREF2018 chromosome 11, SLUC_FBN_1.2, whole genome shotgun sequence. Protein-coding genes within it:
- the fstl3 gene encoding follistatin-related protein 3, whose translation is MIFFIPVFGVIFTMYQIGKNPASAGMCWLQQDQRCDMVLMRGVTREECCAGGRLDTAWSNTSLPMNEVSLLGFLGIVSCKPCKETCDGVKCSPGKVCKMKIGRPQCVCSPDCSHITQKHAVCGSDGRSYTDECTLLMARCMGHPDLEVMYQGDCKKSCSNVVCPGTHTCVTDQTNSAHCVMCRTTPCPIAMPSEQPICGNDNITYPSACHLRRATCFLGRSIGVRHYGHCNSPPRKPQHFEGSEENAV